In Silene latifolia isolate original U9 population chromosome 3, ASM4854445v1, whole genome shotgun sequence, a single window of DNA contains:
- the LOC141646373 gene encoding auxin-responsive protein SAUR66-like: MISTKKLIKMAKKWQRIAIASRKRVSWSRPVTSEGHFVVYTTDGKRFMIPLAYLQTDIFRELLRMAEEEFGLDASAPITLPCDSSLMEYIISMIRNHVAKDLENALIASLSSCRYSVVGHEEQTNQHLLISSF, encoded by the coding sequence ATGATCAGTACAAAAAAACTCATAAAGATGGCAAAGAAGTGGCAAAGAATAGCGATTGCCAGCAGGAAGCGGGTTTCCTGGTCGAGACCAGTGACCTCTGAAGGTCACTTTGTTGTTTACACTACTGATGGAAAACGCTTCATGATTCCGCTGGCATATCTACAGACGGATATTTTTAGAGAACTATTAAGAATGGCAGAGGAAGAATTCGGCTTAGATGCTTCTGCACCAATCACCTTGCCTTGCGATTCAAGTTTGATGGAGTACATCATTTCTATGATCCGGAATCATGTGGCTAAGGACTTGGAGAACGCATTGATTGCATCATTGTCCAGCTGTAGATACTCAGTAGTTGGACATGAAGAGCAAACAAACCAACATTTGCTTATCTCTAGTTTCTAG